In Limisalsivibrio acetivorans, one genomic interval encodes:
- the atpH gene encoding ATP synthase F1 subunit delta: MKANVIARRYASALFLEAKEQGNTESVLEDLSGIVSIKKTSSDFEAFLKNPLISKTEKMAVVDSIKDKGGLSEFAHTFLKLLAEKNRLEFIEEIRDHLKYIIMDEKGEAAAYIRTAAELDEDSRNGLKEALGKAAGKKISLEETVDAEIIGGVIAKIGSTQYDASIKGQMDKLRDQLIS; encoded by the coding sequence TTGAAAGCGAATGTAATTGCCAGACGCTATGCTTCGGCTCTATTCCTTGAGGCAAAGGAGCAGGGGAACACAGAATCTGTTCTGGAAGATCTCTCTGGTATTGTTAGTATAAAGAAAACCAGCAGCGATTTTGAAGCCTTTCTTAAAAATCCCCTCATATCCAAAACCGAGAAGATGGCTGTTGTTGACAGTATCAAGGATAAAGGCGGCCTGAGTGAGTTTGCTCATACCTTCCTTAAGCTCCTTGCTGAGAAGAACAGGCTCGAGTTCATCGAGGAGATCAGGGACCATCTTAAATATATAATCATGGATGAAAAGGGTGAGGCTGCTGCATATATCCGCACAGCGGCAGAGCTTGATGAGGATTCCAGAAACGGCCTCAAAGAGGCTCTAGGCAAAGCGGCAGGCAAAAAGATAAGCCTTGAGGAAACGGTTGATGCAGAAATCATCGGCGGTGTGATTGCCAAGATCGGCAGTACGCAGTACGACGCAAGCATCAAAGGACAAATGGATAAACTCAGAGATCAATTGATCTCCTGA
- a CDS encoding ATP synthase F0 subunit B yields the protein MKRTFLILALLLVMTTGAAFAATGGDSHAVDWGALWANFFQRLLVFAIFAGVLIYLLKKPLLNYLDKRSEEVEKSIKDAEEASENARTEITNYEIKMKGYEADLEKMKQNALQTAEAEKKEILEDAEKQISKMQELAEKRIDSDIKKASQEIRKDAVLAALEAAQAKIGKELSAAKQKEILDSYIKKIEVSN from the coding sequence GTGAAAAGGACTTTTCTGATCCTTGCGTTACTGCTTGTCATGACCACTGGCGCGGCTTTTGCGGCCACAGGTGGAGATTCCCACGCTGTGGACTGGGGGGCTCTCTGGGCTAACTTTTTCCAGAGGCTGCTTGTTTTCGCTATATTTGCCGGGGTTTTAATATACCTGCTTAAGAAGCCCCTGCTTAACTACCTCGATAAGAGAAGCGAGGAAGTGGAAAAAAGCATAAAAGACGCAGAAGAGGCCAGTGAGAACGCCAGGACCGAGATTACCAACTACGAGATCAAAATGAAAGGCTACGAAGCGGATCTGGAGAAGATGAAGCAAAACGCACTCCAGACAGCCGAAGCCGAGAAGAAGGAGATCCTTGAGGATGCTGAAAAGCAGATAAGCAAGATGCAGGAACTTGCTGAGAAGAGGATCGACTCAGACATTAAAAAGGCATCCCAGGAAATAAGAAAGGATGCAGTTCTCGCCGCTCTCGAAGCTGCGCAGGCAAAGATAGGCAAGGAGCTCAGTGCTGCAAAGCAGAAGGAGATCCTTGACTCATACATTAAGAAGATAGAGGTGAGCAATTGA
- a CDS encoding ATP synthase F0 subunit B: MVYVDFTVVIQIVQFLLIVFLAKKMIIDPTIATVEKRDSKVSSLVGEAESLRAKVEKSKAEYTEKMNEMRAELAEHHRKIREEASKEAAERIEQAKKEVDAKIASAAEELEAEKSKAKEQVDGMVAELSELIVDKVLKSA; the protein is encoded by the coding sequence ATGGTATACGTCGACTTTACTGTTGTCATTCAGATCGTTCAGTTTCTGCTCATAGTCTTTCTTGCAAAGAAGATGATTATCGACCCCACCATAGCCACCGTTGAAAAACGTGATTCCAAGGTGAGCTCTCTTGTTGGGGAGGCTGAAAGCCTTCGTGCAAAGGTAGAGAAGAGCAAGGCTGAATACACTGAGAAGATGAATGAAATGAGGGCGGAGCTTGCTGAGCACCACCGCAAAATCCGTGAGGAAGCTTCCAAAGAGGCTGCCGAAAGGATTGAGCAGGCGAAGAAAGAGGTTGATGCTAAGATAGCTTCAGCCGCCGAAGAGCTTGAGGCTGAGAAATCCAAAGCCAAAGAGCAGGTGGACGGCATGGTTGCCGAGCTTTCCGAACTTATTGTAGATAAAGTACTTAAATCCGCTTAG